One genomic region from Halomicrobium zhouii encodes:
- a CDS encoding serpin family protein, with translation MDRRDVLSLSGALAAAVLAGCTGDGDGRSTPGTSSPTETPVDSPTETPTSTATDEPPSGEPSVDDERLAELAVGNAGFALELHRHLAAGDGGNQFLSPYSISVALAMPFAGARGETREQMRETLRYTLGEDVHPALADLQAELDSRATTTDPTDGDDVDAFQLAVVNALWGREDYPFSEDYLALLEDHYGAGLEAADFAGDPEGERQRINQWVADATEDRIDDLLPPNAITPQTVLVLTNAIYFMASWYQEFDPEDTADGTFTALDGTESTVPMMHQNLRTAYASVPGAEAVELPYVGGDVSMVLLLPDEGRFEAFEQNLDADRLFGIFEELGDAAGDLALPTFEFETEVQLSDALAEMGMPVPFESGADFSGMVRGDGGPWIDEVYHDSFVSVDEEGTEAAASTAVVMTESMPPQWGELRFDRPFLFCIRDRPTDAVLFLGRVVDAGAAQGDD, from the coding sequence ATGGACCGACGTGACGTACTTTCGCTGTCGGGCGCCCTCGCGGCCGCGGTGCTGGCCGGCTGTACGGGTGACGGAGACGGGCGATCGACGCCCGGGACGAGTAGCCCCACGGAGACGCCGGTCGATTCGCCGACCGAGACGCCGACGAGTACTGCGACTGACGAGCCGCCATCGGGCGAGCCATCCGTCGACGACGAGCGACTGGCGGAACTCGCGGTCGGGAACGCCGGGTTCGCCCTGGAGTTACACCGGCACCTCGCCGCCGGCGACGGCGGCAACCAGTTCCTGTCGCCGTACAGCATTTCCGTCGCGCTGGCGATGCCCTTCGCGGGCGCCCGCGGCGAGACTCGCGAACAGATGCGGGAGACGTTGCGCTACACGCTGGGCGAGGACGTCCACCCGGCGCTGGCCGATTTGCAGGCCGAGCTGGACTCGCGTGCGACGACGACCGATCCGACCGACGGCGACGACGTCGACGCGTTCCAACTCGCAGTCGTGAACGCGCTCTGGGGCCGGGAGGACTACCCGTTCTCCGAGGACTACCTCGCGCTGCTGGAGGACCACTACGGCGCCGGGCTGGAGGCCGCTGATTTCGCCGGTGACCCAGAGGGAGAACGCCAGCGAATCAACCAGTGGGTCGCCGACGCCACCGAGGACCGCATCGACGACCTGCTGCCGCCGAACGCTATCACACCCCAGACGGTGCTCGTCCTGACCAACGCCATCTACTTCATGGCGAGCTGGTACCAGGAGTTCGACCCCGAGGACACCGCTGACGGCACCTTCACCGCACTCGACGGCACCGAGTCCACAGTGCCGATGATGCACCAGAACCTCCGGACGGCGTACGCGTCGGTGCCAGGCGCCGAGGCGGTCGAACTCCCCTACGTCGGTGGCGACGTCTCGATGGTGTTGCTCCTCCCCGACGAGGGCCGGTTCGAAGCGTTCGAGCAGAACCTCGACGCCGACCGGCTGTTCGGCATCTTCGAGGAACTCGGCGACGCGGCGGGGGACCTGGCGCTCCCGACGTTCGAGTTCGAGACCGAGGTCCAGCTCTCCGACGCCCTCGCGGAGATGGGCATGCCAGTCCCGTTCGAGAGCGGCGCAGACTTCTCCGGGATGGTCCGGGGCGACGGCGGGCCGTGGATAGACGAGGTGTACCACGACTCCTTCGTCAGCGTCGACGAGGAGGGCACCGAGGCCGCCGCCTCCACCGCCGTCGTGATGACGGAATCCATGCCGCCCCAGTGGGGCGAACTCCGCTTCGACCGGCCGTTCCTGTTCTGCATCCGTGACCGGCCGACCGACGCGGTCCTGTTCCTTGGACGGGTGGTCGACGCCGGTGCCGCGCAGGGCGACGACTAG
- a CDS encoding KaiC domain-containing protein, giving the protein MSEESSDDDWFERAVSGDDGDVDESEASGDSASEGTTAAGPSDRDLEDAAEDAFAAAQAHIESEGDQPSGATDDDPFDDGGSGGFDATNGAGGVDLGARDGGGSLFEDDFESAFRSAGGPGEDEFEDEDFESEIPRIDLGIAGLDAMIQGGVPARHLIVAIGSAGTGKTTFGLQFLHHGLEQGENAIFVTLEQSHGDIMATADEWDWEFEAYEEDGHLAVVDLDPVEMANSLDNIRGELPDLVEEFDADRLVLDSVSLLEMMYDDQARRRTEVFDFTRALKRAGVTTMLTSEASESNPYASRHGTIEYLTDAVFVLKYVRSENQETRLAVEIQKIRNANHSRETKPYEITTDGISVYQQASIF; this is encoded by the coding sequence ATGAGCGAGGAGTCCTCCGACGACGACTGGTTCGAACGCGCCGTCAGCGGCGACGACGGAGACGTCGACGAGAGCGAGGCCAGCGGTGACAGTGCGAGCGAGGGGACGACGGCGGCCGGGCCGTCGGACCGCGATCTCGAGGACGCGGCGGAGGACGCCTTCGCGGCGGCACAGGCCCACATCGAGAGCGAGGGAGACCAGCCGTCGGGCGCGACCGACGACGACCCGTTCGACGACGGCGGGTCTGGCGGGTTCGACGCGACCAACGGTGCCGGCGGCGTCGACCTCGGAGCCCGGGACGGCGGCGGATCGCTGTTCGAGGACGACTTCGAGTCCGCGTTTCGGTCGGCCGGCGGACCGGGCGAAGACGAGTTCGAGGACGAGGACTTCGAGTCCGAGATCCCGCGCATCGACCTCGGCATCGCCGGCCTCGACGCGATGATACAGGGTGGCGTCCCGGCGCGCCACCTGATCGTCGCCATCGGCTCCGCCGGGACCGGGAAGACGACCTTCGGCCTCCAGTTCCTGCATCACGGCCTCGAACAGGGCGAGAACGCCATCTTCGTCACGCTCGAACAGAGCCACGGCGACATCATGGCCACCGCCGACGAGTGGGACTGGGAGTTCGAAGCCTACGAGGAGGACGGCCATCTCGCCGTCGTCGACCTCGACCCGGTGGAGATGGCCAACAGCCTCGACAACATCCGTGGCGAACTCCCGGACCTCGTCGAGGAGTTCGACGCCGACCGCCTCGTGCTCGACTCCGTCTCGTTGCTGGAGATGATGTACGACGACCAGGCCCGCCGCCGCACCGAAGTCTTCGACTTCACGCGCGCGCTCAAGCGCGCCGGCGTCACGACCATGCTCACCTCCGAAGCCAGCGAGTCGAACCCCTACGCCTCCCGCCACGGCACCATCGAGTACCTCACCGACGCCGTCTTCGTCCTCAAGTACGTCCGCTCGGAGAACCAGGAGACCAGGCTCGCCGTCGAGATCCAGAAGATCCGCAACGCGAACCACTCCCGGGAGACCAAACCCTACGAGATAACGACAGACGGCATCAGCGTCTACCAGCAGGCGAGTATTTTCTAA
- a CDS encoding NAD(+)/NADH kinase, with protein sequence MKVGIVAQRDNRRATSLAGRLGVRLRSADATVVFDETTADSLDGADGDGDDGEWSAVEGPATGVDVDEMASCDLVVSIGGDGTFLYAARGAGSTPIVGVNLGEVGFLNAVSPSDAIDAVLEEVRHCRENGGPRTTDMARIAASGADWSLSPAINEVVVHGPRRGHGGGAEFEVRVDGSLYTSGHADGVLVATPTGSTAYNLSEDGPLVHPGVDGLVVSEMAGEESMPPLVVGADSEVTVRIEGAESGVVVSDGRARQRVGPPELVTLTRADVPVRIAGPPRDFFGALGKLA encoded by the coding sequence ATGAAGGTCGGCATCGTCGCCCAGCGGGACAACCGCCGGGCAACGTCTCTCGCCGGGCGCCTCGGCGTGCGACTCCGTTCGGCAGACGCGACCGTCGTGTTCGACGAGACGACCGCGGACTCGCTCGACGGCGCCGACGGCGACGGCGACGACGGCGAGTGGTCTGCGGTGGAGGGACCGGCGACCGGCGTCGACGTCGACGAGATGGCGTCGTGCGACCTGGTGGTGAGTATCGGCGGCGACGGCACGTTCCTGTACGCCGCCCGCGGCGCGGGGTCGACGCCCATCGTCGGTGTCAACCTCGGCGAAGTCGGGTTCCTGAACGCTGTCTCGCCCAGTGACGCCATCGACGCCGTCCTCGAGGAAGTCCGCCACTGCCGGGAGAACGGCGGACCGCGGACGACCGACATGGCGCGAATCGCCGCCAGCGGTGCGGACTGGTCGCTCTCCCCGGCGATCAACGAAGTCGTCGTCCACGGCCCTCGCCGGGGCCACGGCGGCGGCGCGGAGTTCGAAGTACGCGTCGACGGGTCACTGTACACCAGCGGCCACGCCGACGGCGTGCTCGTGGCGACGCCGACCGGGTCGACGGCGTACAACCTCAGCGAGGACGGGCCGCTCGTCCACCCCGGCGTCGACGGACTGGTCGTCTCCGAGATGGCCGGCGAGGAGTCGATGCCGCCGCTCGTCGTCGGTGCCGACAGCGAGGTGACGGTACGAATCGAGGGCGCAGAATCCGGGGTCGTCGTCAGCGACGGGCGCGCGCGACAGCGGGTCGGCCCGCCGGAACTGGTGACGCTCACGCGGGCGGACGTCCCGGTGCGGATCGCCGGGCCGCCACGGGACTTCTTCGGTGCGCTCGGGAAACTGGCCTAA
- a CDS encoding response regulator: protein MPESSADASVLVVDDERDVADVYALRLSDEFETRTAYSGGAAMESLDDDVDVVLLDRHMPEISGDDVLEEIRACDVECRVIMLTAVDPDFDIIDMPFDDYLCKPVQKTDLVAAIDQQLTARRYDERLSDYLKATSKLALLQGEKRVESLEANEKVAALEQRASRIRAEMDEALASFDDIDAAFKEIGRHPGN, encoded by the coding sequence GTGCCGGAGTCATCCGCCGACGCGAGCGTGCTGGTCGTCGACGACGAGCGGGACGTCGCCGACGTCTACGCGCTGCGACTGTCAGACGAGTTCGAGACGCGGACGGCCTACAGCGGCGGGGCAGCCATGGAGTCGCTCGACGACGACGTCGACGTGGTGTTGCTCGACCGTCACATGCCGGAGATCTCGGGCGACGACGTCCTCGAGGAGATCCGCGCGTGCGACGTCGAGTGCCGGGTGATCATGCTGACCGCGGTCGACCCGGACTTCGACATCATCGATATGCCGTTCGACGACTACCTCTGCAAGCCCGTCCAGAAGACCGACCTCGTCGCCGCCATCGACCAGCAGCTGACGGCCCGTCGCTACGACGAGCGCCTCTCCGACTACCTGAAGGCCACCTCGAAGCTCGCGCTGTTACAGGGCGAGAAGCGGGTCGAGAGCCTCGAAGCCAACGAGAAGGTGGCGGCCCTCGAACAGCGGGCCAGCCGCATCAGGGCCGAGATGGACGAGGCGCTCGCGTCGTTCGACGACATCGACGCCGCGTTCAAGGAGATCGGTCGCCACCCCGGTAACTGA
- a CDS encoding TetR/AcrR family transcriptional regulator — protein MDEDLPFVGEPADSREAIMRATYLALREYGYAGLSIQRIADEADLSKSTFYHHYDGKEDLLTAFVDFTLEEFIRIFSLESGDDPVENLRTFVELLVGLDPNVGDHPPEEVLQIVGTYVELRAQAVRDDTIREKFTEADEIFADQLSEIVRAGIEQGEFEPVDPEAAATFIATVLAGNIFRRTTGDAHDHEAVADEVNAYIESRLLAD, from the coding sequence ATGGACGAGGACCTCCCTTTCGTGGGCGAACCGGCAGACTCACGGGAGGCGATCATGCGCGCGACGTACCTCGCCTTGCGCGAATACGGGTACGCCGGCCTCTCGATCCAGCGGATAGCCGACGAGGCCGATCTGAGTAAATCCACGTTTTATCACCACTACGACGGCAAAGAGGACCTGCTCACCGCCTTCGTGGACTTCACGCTGGAGGAGTTTATACGGATCTTCTCGCTCGAATCAGGCGACGACCCGGTCGAGAACCTCCGGACCTTCGTCGAACTGCTCGTCGGTCTGGACCCCAACGTCGGCGACCACCCACCCGAGGAGGTCCTCCAGATCGTGGGGACGTACGTCGAACTACGGGCCCAGGCGGTCCGCGACGACACCATCCGCGAGAAGTTCACCGAGGCGGACGAGATCTTCGCCGACCAGCTCTCGGAGATCGTTCGCGCCGGGATCGAACAGGGCGAGTTCGAACCCGTCGATCCGGAGGCCGCCGCCACGTTCATCGCCACCGTTCTGGCCGGCAACATCTTTCGACGAACGACGGGGGACGCCCACGACCACGAAGCGGTCGCCGACGAGGTCAACGCCTATATCGAATCGCGCCTGCTGGCCGACTGA
- a CDS encoding COG1361 S-layer family protein — MKRRLQIVIAIVVLLSVPGFALADVRGSPDLTAHIGDNHVVPGERTTLQVTLLNDGELESSASTDPSLNGEVTTARGVTVNVNSGDAPFDVKTGRQAVGTIPEGVSSPIQFSVVVPEDAEADTYRIPVRVSYSYYDYISEGGTRTESDEQHTFRIPVTVEDRARFDVVNVSSDVGVGSSGTVSVTVENDGSMTARETQLSLASSSADLTFSGAQEGTRSAGQMEPGEQRTLNYSVAASGDADTSSYPLTLTADYKDGDGQQYTTSGTRLTVTPEPEQTFAVGQVESTLAVGDDGELSGVLTNTGPSDADDVVLTWASEQRNVNPTETEYAVGALEAGESAEFEFDVEVSDAARSGPRQFSLVAEFENDQGDDRTTDPLTVRQEVAGASDEFEVDIVNANVSAGGSSTIELELTNTAGEELTDISAALFADSPISADDDEEYVQSLEPGESETLVFGISAGGGALEKEYPLSMDFQYDEPDGDTVTSDTYRVPVQVTTPDGGGSPLALVGGAVLLVIVAVGAFMRFR, encoded by the coding sequence ATGAAACGACGCCTCCAGATCGTGATCGCGATCGTCGTATTGCTCTCCGTCCCCGGCTTCGCCCTGGCCGACGTCAGGGGGAGCCCGGACCTGACCGCCCACATCGGCGACAACCACGTCGTCCCCGGTGAACGAACCACGCTGCAGGTCACGCTCCTCAACGACGGGGAACTCGAGTCCAGCGCCAGCACCGACCCCTCGCTGAACGGCGAGGTGACGACGGCACGCGGCGTCACGGTCAACGTCAACTCAGGCGACGCGCCGTTCGACGTGAAGACCGGCCGCCAGGCCGTCGGTACCATCCCCGAGGGCGTCTCTAGCCCCATCCAGTTCTCCGTCGTCGTCCCGGAGGACGCCGAGGCAGACACCTACCGCATCCCGGTGCGGGTGTCCTACAGCTACTACGACTACATCTCCGAGGGCGGCACCCGAACCGAGAGCGACGAACAGCACACCTTCCGCATCCCGGTGACCGTCGAGGACCGTGCGCGCTTCGACGTCGTCAACGTCTCCTCCGACGTCGGCGTCGGCTCGTCGGGCACCGTCTCGGTCACCGTCGAGAACGACGGCTCGATGACCGCACGCGAGACCCAGCTCTCGCTGGCGTCGTCGAGTGCGGATCTTACCTTCAGTGGCGCACAGGAGGGGACCCGCTCGGCAGGGCAGATGGAGCCCGGCGAGCAACGCACGCTCAACTACAGCGTCGCGGCGAGCGGCGACGCAGACACGTCGTCGTACCCGCTGACGCTCACGGCCGACTACAAGGACGGCGACGGCCAGCAGTACACGACGAGCGGGACGCGACTGACCGTCACGCCCGAGCCCGAACAGACCTTCGCCGTCGGCCAGGTCGAATCGACGCTCGCGGTCGGTGACGACGGGGAACTGTCCGGCGTCCTGACCAACACTGGGCCCAGCGACGCAGACGACGTCGTCCTGACGTGGGCGAGCGAGCAACGGAACGTCAACCCGACCGAGACGGAGTACGCCGTCGGTGCCCTCGAGGCCGGCGAGTCCGCCGAGTTCGAGTTCGACGTCGAGGTCAGCGACGCCGCGCGGAGCGGCCCGCGCCAGTTCTCGCTCGTCGCCGAGTTCGAGAACGACCAGGGCGACGACCGGACCACCGACCCGCTCACCGTGCGACAGGAGGTCGCTGGTGCGAGCGACGAGTTCGAGGTGGACATCGTCAACGCGAACGTCTCGGCGGGGGGTAGCTCCACGATCGAACTGGAGCTGACGAACACCGCCGGCGAGGAGTTGACCGACATCTCCGCCGCGCTGTTCGCCGACTCGCCCATCTCGGCCGACGACGACGAGGAGTACGTCCAGTCCCTGGAGCCGGGCGAGTCCGAGACGCTCGTCTTCGGCATCAGCGCGGGCGGCGGCGCGCTCGAGAAGGAGTACCCGCTGTCGATGGACTTCCAGTACGACGAACCCGACGGCGACACGGTGACCTCCGACACGTACCGGGTGCCGGTGCAGGTGACCACGCCCGACGGCGGCGGGTCCCCGCTGGCGCTCGTCGGCGGCGCCGTCCTGCTCGTCATCGTCGCCGTCGGAGCCTTCATGCGGTTCCGATAG